cttgctagtaagaccaggctggcctgaactcagagattcacctgcctctgcttcccaagtgctgggattaaagacatgcaccactatatctcacccaaagttttttttttttttttaaatatttatttatttagtatacagtgttctacctgcacataaccctgcaggccagaagagggcaccagacagatggttgtgagccaccatgtggttgctgggaattgaactcaggacctttggaagagcaggcaatgctcttaacctctgagccatctctccagcccctcacccaaagttttttaaaaattgaaagaaagtcGGGCAtagtggcgtacacctttaatcccagcgctcgggaggccgagacagttggatctctgtgagaccaaggccagcctggtccacagagcaagttccaggacagagaaaccatgtctcgaaaaacaaaacaaaaacaaaaaaattgaaagaaaaaaaaaagttgcctgagttgaccttaaacttctgaccctcctgcctcagtttctctagtcGCTGGTGTTACAAGTACTTGACACCAGGCCAGGTTaatagctacattttttttttaattcagagaGACTGGAAAAGGGAGAACGAGGTTCGGGGGGAATCTGCAGGGCTGGAACTGGAGGAAGACCAGCAAAGAGGGGCTCCTAAACATAGCACTGCTTCCTTGGACTCCTCAGATCTTCCACATGACCTACGACCTGGCCAGTGCGGTGGTTCGAATCTTCAACCTCATTGGGATGATGTTGCTGCTGTGTCACTGGGATGGCTGTCTGCAGTTCCTGGTCCCTATGCTCCAGGACTTCCCTTCCGACTGCTGGGTCTCCATGAACCGCATGGTGGTGAGAAGTGCCCCAGCTCTGGTACTCCTGGGTCTCTTCTGCCTGAACAGCAGGGATAACCGTGGGTAGCAGGAGGCGGGAGATGATCCAGAAAGATGACAGGAGGGGTTAGtgctgagggaggagaagggCAAGAAACCTGGAGAGAGGACGTGCATGTATGTTGGAGGGAACAGGCAGAAAAGGAATCCTAGACAAAACAAAGGTTCCCACGCACAAAGGAAGCCCCTTCTGCTCCGGGAGCTCCACACACTGAACGAGTGACTGCTGAAGGAGAGGGTGCGGAAAGGGGGGGAAGGGCCGGTGGAGAATGACTCTGAGGGGCCCATGCCCTGTTCTGTCTGCAACATGCTCTGTCCCCCAGAACCACTCGTGGGGCCGCCAGTACTCTCATGCCCTGTTCAAGGCCATGAGCCACATGCTGTGCATTGGCTATGGGCAGCAGGCGCCGGTTGGCATGCCTGACGTTTGGCTCACCATGCTCAGCATGATCGTGGGGGCTACGTGCTATGCCATGTTCATCGGGCACGCCACTGCGCTCATCCAGTCCCTGGACTCTTCCCGGCGGCAGTACCAGGAAAAGGTTAGTAGGGACAAGCGCAGGAAGGGGTGGGGCATGGGGGCGTGCTCCACACCCCTGTCTGTCCCTTCGCCTCTGTCCTTGGACCCCTCCTCTGTCCACATTTGGGTTTTTCTGTAACTGCTGTGTCTGTCTTCCCTGTATCTACTATTATCCATATGTTCGTTGTGGCTCTGTGTATACCATGTTTATCACCTTTGGGTCCAACTTGTGTCTGTGACTTTCTGTCTACACTCCCCCGGCACCCCATTATTTTGGCCCCGTGTCTCCGCATTTTCTTCTTACTGGCAACTGGTATTGCCTCTTCAGTACAAGCAGGTGGAGCAGTACATGTCCTTCCACAAGCTGCCGGCTGACACGCGGCAGCGCATCCACGAGTACTACGAGCACCGCTACCAGGGCAAGATGTTCGATGAAGAGAGCATCCTGGGGGAGCTGAGCGAGCCACTTCGGGAGGTGGGGCCAGGACAGACCTTGTGGGCAGGGCTCTTCAAGGATCTGGGCTTCCGGAGGTGCTGCCTGGGTCACAAGAGTGTGCTTATGTGTTCTGGTGGGGACCGAGGTCTACAGATAGCCCCGTGGGAGACTCTCTGAGGGAGGTGGCTTTCTCATGGAAGGTCTTACGGGAGCGAAGGCTGTATGAAAGGAGACGTAGGATGCCATTGTGGAGAGGTTTTGAAGGCAGGTCCTCAGGGAGGCCCCCACACCCACCGCACCATCCTCATCCACTCTTCACAGGATGGATGAGGTTTCTGGAGACAGATGAGCTTGGTGGGGGCATCTTCCAGCAGGGGGCCACACCTGTCTGATAGGCCCCTCCTATGTCCAGGAGATTATTAACTTCACCTGCCGGGGCCTGGTGGCCCACATGCCGCTGTTTGCTCATGCTGACCCCAGCTTCGTCACCGCAGTGCTCACCAAGCTCCGTTTTGAGGTCTTCCAGCCAGGGGACCTGGTGGTGCGTGAGGGCTCCGTGGGCAGGAAGATGTACTTCATCCAGCATGGGCTGCTCAGTGTGCTGGCACGGGGCGCCCGGGACACTCGCCTCACTGATGGATCCTACTTTGGGGGTCAGCAGGCCTCGGGGAAGGTGGGGGGTCATGAACATTGGACAGCATGCAGGTGCTCCCTAGGATCAGGGCCCCACCTGTTGGTGCTGCAGAATCACAGAACAACCCTCCTCCAAACCTTCTCAGTGAGCCTCTGAGCTGGGGCCTGAGGCTCGgtagtttatttttattggttgactgactgattgattgagacaggtctctttattatgtaactctggctgtcctggaactcgatgtgtagaccaggctggcctcaaactcacatagatccgcctgtctctgcctcccaaatgctgggattaaaggcgtgcaccaccacataTGGCagttgattttttattattttatgtttattttttctcaggAGAGTCCAGTGCATGGACAGGCTGCGAGCCATGGGGCCGACGGCCCTGTGGGATTATTAACTGACAAAATGAGGGAAAGCTAGGGATGACGCAGAACTGACCCACAGACTTAAGCTTTGTGGCGCTGTCTAGGAACCCCGCCTGTGCCAGCCGATGCCCAGAGTGTCTTGAGGCTCATACCTCCCGCCGGCCGCCTAGCTGCCCACCACCTGCAAGTGTCCCATCAGTTGCACTTTCTGTCCATTTAGCCCGTTTTTCTCCTCTGGGACAGAGCCATAAGATGGTTTTGGAGTTAATGTGGAGTAGAGTGATTGGGAGCACCTGGGGCTGGCAGACCTGCTTGTCGGCTTAGTTTGGAGAGAGTGAAAAAGTCAGATGTGCAGGTCTGGAGACAGTTAGGGACCTCACAGCAGGCAATCATTAATTTCTCCCAAGTCTAGGGACGGATCTGAGAGCGAGCGCTGGGTTGGTGGCTGCAGGCCTGGTGGGAGGCTCTGAGGCTCCTCCTAACTTTCCGCAGAGATCTGCTTACTGACTCGAGGCCGGCGAACAGCCAGTGTAAGGGCTGACACCTACTGTCGCCTGTACTCACTCAGCGTGGACCACTTCAATGCAGTGCTCGAGGAGTTCCCAATGATGCGAAGGGCTTTTGAGACTGTGGCCATGGACCGGCTTCGTCGCATCGGTGAGTCCTGTCTACTCTGTCTACTCGGGTTCGGGGCTGGGCCTTACCTCATTTCCACGGCATGAAGCATCCCTCTAGTGCGTAGGCACTGCATCCCGACCCACCCAGTTCCAGGCCACGCCTTCAGCAGGCCTTTTAGCATGGATATGTCTTCCTAGACCTTCATTCTCCAAGTCCTCCTGAGGACCAGTCCTTAACTTCACCATTTCTGATTGATCCCACCTTCCAGTTCCCATTGCCAAGCACTCTATACTTCTGACTCCCCATCCCCTATCTCTCAGACTCCCCCACACTCTGATCTCCAACCTCCTCCATCTCAGATTCCTTCCCTTCCCTAACTTCTTGGTCCTGGAACAACTTGTAGGCAAAAAGAATTCGATATTGCAGCGGAAACGCTCTGAGCCCAGTCCAGGCAGCAGCGGCGGCGTCATGGAGCAGCATTTGGTACAACACGACAGAGACATGGCTCGGGGTATTCGGGGCCTGGCTCCTGGCACAGGAGCTCGGCTCAGCGGAAAGCCAGTGCTGTGGGAACCGTTGGTGCATGCGCCTCTACAGGCCGCTGCTGTGACCTCCAACGTGGCCATAGCCCTGACTCACCAGCGAGGCGCTCTGCCCCTCTCCCCAGACTCTCCAGCGGTCCTCCTTGCTCGATCTGCTAGGCGCTCAGCAGGTTCCCCAGCCTCCCCGCTGGTGCCTGTCCGAGCAGGTCCTCTGCTGGCCCGGGGACCCTGGGCGTCCACCTCTCGCCTGCCTGCTCCACCTGCCCGAACCCTCCACGCCAGCCTATCCCGAACAGGGCGTTCCCAGGTGTCcctgctgggccctcccccaggAGGAGGTGGTCGAAGGCTAGGACCTCGGGGCCGCCCACTCTCTGCCTCTCAACCTTCTCTGCCTCAGCGAGCCACAGGTGATGGCTCTCCTGGGCGCAAAGGCTCTGGAAGTGAGCGTCTGACCCCCTCGGGGCTCCTGGCCAAGCCTCCAGGGACAGTCCAGCCGTCCAGGCCGTCAGTGCCTGAGCCAGTTACCCCCAGAGGCCCCCAAATTTCTGCGAACATGTGAAACCTTAGGTTACACTGGCCTTAGCTATTGGCGTGAAATAATGTGGGCCTGAGGGTAGAAGCGCCTTGGGAAAGCAGATGGGATCTAAAATACTGCCCCGTACTACCGAGTAGCCGTTCCATGTCCACAACTCAAGCAGCCGCAGCCTGCTAATCCTAATCACCCGCTCATTTGTCATAGGTGCCTACTGCCTGCCGTGTTCAAGGAAGGCATTGCGCTAGGTACTGTGTCTCCACTGCCAAGTAGAAGTGACTCGAAGCCCTCTGACAAGGGTATCCCCAGACCACCGTCCTGCCAGGTGCAGGCGTGGCCTCCCAGCCCTGCCTTTACTAAGCAGAAACTCTTGCTGCCACCATCACTGCCAAGTAACTAGATGGCTGTTTCCTTGTCAGTGACCCTGCAGGTTCTGCCCAGTGTGTCTTATCTTCCTGTCCCCTTCATCATAGCTGGGTACAAACGTCTAGGGTCTCCTCTACCACCTGCGGGCCCTCCTATCACACCAGGTGAGAACACATATGTGCCCACCGTAGCCTGCCCTCCACAGCTCCCATGTGGTAGCACTGCCTTTGTGAACTAGAAGCTGCTCTTCACTGTGCTCCCTGCCTCAGTGGTATTGCCCCAAAGCTAAGGGACACTTGACACCTTTTCTATGCCAGCCCAGTTCCCCCCAGGTGGGGGGCAAGGGGCTGAATCCTCCCGTGACCTTTTATCTTTCCTCTGTCTTATTTATTCagtcatttattattaattttatttattcatttgctaaTTCGCCTTATTCCTTTTGTTACTCGCtctgttctctgttctctccACCTCCTGGTAGGGAGGCTGGGGGAAAGGGGGCCATCTCTGTGGTCCTTGCACAATGTCCTCAGGAGCAATACTCAAATTTTCTGTATGGAGGTCGTGGAAAGGGGGTGACAGGTGGACAGGGCAACACTTATTTCTTTTCCCTCATCGGGCCCAGGAGGAGGGCCTGGAGTCTCCAAACACCTGCCTTCTCAGGGCAAGAGCTGCCCTCTGCTCACCCACTGGGGCCGTGACCACACATCTCCATTGCTCCAGGGTGGGGGGACTCTGGGATTCTTGGCTTGAGGAAGTTGTTTTTATAACTGCATCTAAACAGTTGAGGTTGAAAAGAAGAGATCCAGTTTTTGCTTCTGATCTGGGGGTTAGGGGGGTTAGCTGTGATCATCTGGCCCGGCAGAGCAGGGGGCATGAGAATAGCTAGGTAAGTGGCTTGTAGATTCAGCTCCAAGGTTGTGGAGTCAAAAACTAAGGCTGCCTGGAGTCATCCCTACCCGTGGGAGGGTCACACAGGAGGATTTTCTGTGGATCTGAGAccaggctatacagtgagaccttgtctggcTCAGTTTCCCCCAGTACCATCTACTCTAACTTTAGAGTGTTCCAAGAAGGAGTGTTCTGACCCAACTGAGGCCATCAGGAGGTCACATTTTGCTCAGGAAATggtcatgttttaaaataatggcTCTATGGAAATTGGATGAGATCAccctgtttccacttcctccaTTCTACTGCTAGGGAGCCTAGAGAAATAGAATTAACCactgggctgggattaaaggctcaagGCATTTTAGGATCCGGCTGAGCGGATTGAGACAGGGATTACAATTGATGCGGCTGGGTAGTCAGTGCATAACTAGACGGAAGCGCAGCGTTGAGGCTGGATGGCAGATGTGGGGCAGTGGGAGGGGTGCAGGATGGAAGAGATGGGGTGTAACTAGCTCAGAAGAGGGAGAGCCATTTCAGGATATGGTCAGCACCCGCATAATGTTGGTATAGCCAGAGCCAGGTCGCCAACCTGTCACCACAATCACCAGATCACCAACACGGAGGAAGCCACGGAGCTTTCctgagggagaaaaaagagacaGTCAATGAAGAACTTGGGTCAGCCATCACTAACCATCACCTCTCTAGGAGAGAAGGGAACCGAACTAGTGGAGAGGGAtatgtggggggggaggggtgtgcGTGGGGGGAGGGGTGTATGAGGAGGGGTATGGgggatggtggggggaggggtgtggatgggtatgtgtggggtgtgtgtgaggtgggggtggagggagtggggggaggggtgtgtggggaggggtgtgtgtggagaggggtgtggggaggaggtgggagtggaggggtgtgggggtggagggctgtgtgtgtggaagggtgtgtgaggaggggtgtgtgtagcttgtgtgtgtagaggggtgtgtgtgtgtgtggaggggtgtgtgtagcttgtgtgtgtagaggggtgtgtgtgtgtgaggaggggtgcttgtgtggaggggtgtgtgtgtggaggggtgtgtgtgtgtggaggggtgcgtgtgtggaggggtgtgtgtgtgtgtggaggggtgcgtgtgtgtgtgtgtggaggggtgtgtgtgtggaggggtgtgtgtgtgtggagggtgtgtgtgtgtgtgtggaggggtgtgtgtgtgtggagggtgtgtgtgtgtgtgtgtggaggggagtgtgtgtgtggaggggtgtgtgtgtgtgtgtgtggaggggtgtgtatgtgtgtggaggggtgtgtgtgtgtggaggggtgtgtgtgtgtgtgtggagggtgtgtgtgtgtgtgtgtggaggggtgtgtgtgtgtgtgtgtggaggggtgtgtatgtgtgtggaggggtgtgtgtgtgtgtgtgtggaggggggtgtgtgtgtgtgtgtgtggaggggtgtgtgtgtgtgtgtgtgtggaggggtgtgtgtgtgtatgtggaggggtgtgtgtgtgtgtgtggaggggtgtgtatgtgtgtggaggggtgtgtgtgtgtgtgtgtgtgtggaggggtgcgtgtgtggaggggtgtgtgtgtgtgtgtggaggggtgcgttgtgtgtgtgtgtgtggaggggtgtgtgtgtgtgtgtggaggggtgtgtgtgtggaggggtgcgttgtgtgtgtgtgtgtggaggggtgtgtgtgtgtggaggggtgtgtgtgtgtgtgtgtggaggggtgcgtgtgtggaggggtgtgtgtgtgtgtggaggggtgcgtgtgtgtgtgtgtgtgtgtgtggaggggtgtgtgtgtgtgtgtgtggaggggtgcgtgtgtgtgtgtgtgtggaggggtgtgtgtgtgtgtggaggggtgtgtgtgtgtgtggaggggtgtgtgtgtgtgtgtgtggaggggtgtgtgtgtgtgtggaggggtgtgtgtgtgtgtggaggggtgtgtgtgtgtgtgtgtggaggggtgtgtatgtgtgtggaggggtgtgtgtgtgtggagggatatgtgtgtgtgtggagggtgcaAGCTGCTGTTTCTGAGCTTTAAGCCTCTGCCCCCATGTGGATGCCCTAATGGGACAAACAAGGGCAGGTGTGGTCATGAcgactataaaataaaatttagttccTGCTCCTCTGGTTCTCTGCTCCCACCTCTTCTTGCTCCTGTGTCCTACTAGGTTGTGACAGACAGCAGCAGACTTCTTAGGAACActtctgctccccctccctcccctttgaGTCAGGGTGAGGAGCCAGACTGAGGAGCCGAAGCAGAAGGTCTCCAAACTCACCACTTTCAATACCAAACTGGACCCTTCGATCCACATCATCTGCCCAGATGGCTTCTGGCGGCTCACGGTAGAGCACAGGGAAGACTCCTCGGGACAGGTGGACCTGGCGGGCAGCCTGCGCTGAACGAGTCACAGCAATGACAGCCGCCCTGGGTCGGTACCGAGAcaggagctgagctgagctggatGAGGGGGAGACAGAACATCACAGGGTAAATTAGGGTTCCAGGTATTACTAACAAGCCACATTTCCCTTACTTCTCTAGCCTTTGGCATTCTCACTAAATATTAAATAGAGTACCTACCacggctggagaggtggctcagccattgagagcacttgctgttcttgaagaggacctgtgtttggttttCAACACCCAAATGGTGGCTAACAATTTGTAAGACCATTTCTACGGGCTCTGACACACGGGCACCAACCATGCAaatggtgcagacatacatgcaggcaaaaatgtccgtccatatttaaaaaataataataaatatatagcttagagagatggctcaattctTAAGATTACAGCTCtaccagaggccctgagtttggcTCCTAGCAGCCACATCAAGTAGCTtcacaccctcttttggccttggATACtgtacacaaatgcacatacccccacatacatgtcattaaaataattaataataaatttattaataaataattaataataaaaataataaaaacatcttcaaaaaattagaaatgtaAAACTAGCCATCAAGACATAGTgacctccaaagccacagagaaaccctgtctcgaaaaaccaaaaaaaaaaaaaaaaaaaaaaagacatagtgACATGTGTCCATAACCCCAGCGCTTGGGAGTGGGAGGCTGAGGGTTCAGTTCAGGCCTGCTTTAGCTAAGTAAGTTTCAGACTAGCCAGGACTAACGAGACCCTAtttcagaaaaattaaacaacaaaagaGGGGAAACTGTCTAGAAGATGTATATTTACATCTTACCACCCTTCATATGACACTTAATGTCACTTGTTAATCCTCACAGCCCCATGGGGGAACAAATGACAAACTCACAAAAACCCAGGGACACAGATGGCTTGTGGGGCCCAAGGGAGTTACTTGGGGTCTCACTGTTAAGTTCAAGAGAAACTCCTCAGAGTGCAGGCTTCCCGGGCTCTTCAGGAACACCTCGGCACTGGGAAACCCTCTCAGGCCCAGGAACCCAATGTCCTGAAGCCAACATTAGATTATCACCTGCGGaatccctgaggctcactggcacAGGCCCCAGAGCCAGGAGAGACGCCTTTCCTGGTCTCTGGCCTTCGTGGCCATCTCTTTTCCTGCCCTAAAGCCATTCTTTTCATCGCGCGCTGTGTCAGCCCCTCCCCGACCAAAGCCCTGTTTC
The nucleotide sequence above comes from Microtus pennsylvanicus isolate mMicPen1 chromosome 7, mMicPen1.hap1, whole genome shotgun sequence. Encoded proteins:
- the Hcn3 gene encoding potassium/sodium hyperpolarization-activated cyclic nucleotide-gated channel 3 isoform X1 — protein: MEEEARPAAGPGEAATPAREAPPAAPAQARAASGGVPESAPEQKRRQLGTLLQPTVNKFSLRVFGSHKAVEIEQERVKSAGAWIIHPYSDFRFYWDLIMLLLLLGNLIVLPVGITFFKEENSPPWIVFNVLSDTFFLLDLVLNFRTGIVVEEGAEILLAPRAIRTRYLRTWFLVDLISSIPVDYIFLVVELEPRLDAEVYKTARALRIVRFTKILSLLRLLRLSRLIRYIHQWEEIFHMTYDLASAVVRIFNLIGMMLLLCHWDGCLQFLVPMLQDFPSDCWVSMNRMVNHSWGRQYSHALFKAMSHMLCIGYGQQAPVGMPDVWLTMLSMIVGATCYAMFIGHATALIQSLDSSRRQYQEKYKQVEQYMSFHKLPADTRQRIHEYYEHRYQGKMFDEESILGELSEPLREEIINFTCRGLVAHMPLFAHADPSFVTAVLTKLRFEVFQPGDLVVREGSVGRKMYFIQHGLLSVLARGARDTRLTDGSYFGEICLLTRGRRTASVRADTYCRLYSLSVDHFNAVLEEFPMMRRAFETVAMDRLRRIGKKNSILQRKRSEPSPGSSGGVMEQHLVQHDRDMARGIRGLAPGTGARLSGKPVLWEPLVHAPLQAAAVTSNVAIALTHQRGALPLSPDSPAVLLARSARRSAGSPASPLVPVRAGPLLARGPWASTSRLPAPPARTLHASLSRTGRSQVSLLGPPPGGGGRRLGPRGRPLSASQPSLPQRATGDGSPGRKGSGSERLTPSGLLAKPPGTVQPSRPSVPEPVTPRGPQISANM